The sequence TACTGCATTTGACCAGTccttaaaagagaaacaaaaaacttTTCAACACTAGTGTTATTGAAGTTGGTATACAACCCCTTCCCAATTGCTAAATTTGActagcttttaaataaataaataaaaagttgcaAGATGCAATATCTTGACCTTTACCTTGGAGGAAATGCCCCAGttatgcccaaggccacagattGGCAAACATATCCTGTAAagagtcagatagtaaatatttaaatatcttaggTTTTGTGGACCATGTGGTCTCTGATGCAACTGCTCATCTCTCTGCCCATTGTAGCATAAGGGCAACCATagacaacatgtaaacaaatgggcacggctctgtaccaaaaaaaattttatttacaaaagcaggcagcAGGCCAGATTAGGCCCACAGACCCTAATTTGCTGACCCTTACCCATGACTATAGACTCTAAACACTCTTCTTCCCTCTAGCACACGTCTTCCTAGGGCATCCAGAGTCCTTGCTGCTTCCTCCCCACCGAGTCCAATTAGCATGTCACCAATATAGTCAGTCATTGCCAGGTGATCAATGTCTCTCCAGACTGTACTGTAACATACAGAAGTTAACGGAATCCTGGAGAAAGACAGGGAATGTATTTTGCTGTCCATAAGAAGgcaaaatgggccgggcgcggtggctcatgcctgtaatcctagcactctgggaggccgaggcgggtggatcgctcaaggtcaggagttcgagaccagcctgagcaagagggagaccccgtctctactaaaaatagaaagaaattagcaggacaactaaaaatatatatagaaaaattagccgggcatagtggcacatgcctgtagtcccagctacttgggaggctgaggcaggaggattgcttgagcccaggagtttgaggttgctgtgagctaggctgacgccacggcactcattctagcctgggcaacaaagtgagactctgtctcaaaaaaaaaaaagaaggcaaaatgtTGTTTAATCTACTTAATGCTGATGGAAAAGAATGATTCACTGCGTCAGTAGCCGCCAAAGTGTCAAAGGCTTGTTGATCTATACTGGAAGAACTGCAGCTGTGATTGGAGCGACGACTTGGTTAAGTTCCGGTCATCTGCTATCACCTGCTAAGATCTATCTGGTTTCATGTTGGAACCAGACAGGCAAATTAAAAGGGCATATGATGCTTGCCTTTTTTGTCCGCACGTGTGGCCTCAACCCATTACAGCACCTATTCATCCTGCTGCCTTGGATGGGGAGCACCATTTGAGCTGTTCCTCTTGGCCTTCTGTACCACTGTAACTCTGACTCCACAAGCCAGGGACCCAGCGTGGGCTTATCTGCCCAGGATACCCCTCCCCACTCACTCAGGGAGATAACCCGAGGCTCTGCACACTCACTTGACCCATGATGAGATGAACTTGGCCTTCCTGTGCTTCCACTCTAACAAAGGGACTACAGTGGCATTCTGGGTCCCCTGGTACTCACCCGAACTCACACCCTATGTCCAACAGCCCTCAAGGGACTAGGGCCATTCACTCTcctgggctggggggaggttcgtggaatatttatatttattttatacaattgtAATGCCAGGCCCTTCCTCCACTTTAGTTGATGGCTTCTGGGTCTGAGACTTGATTCTGTTCTGGTAATAAATAGAACAAGATCCTGATGTTCAATAGAAATGGCCAACATCAGCTTTCTGCTTCCAGCTTACTCCTCTTTGGCTATTTAAACCAAGCAATAGTCTTGCTATTGGCCTTTGTCACAGACCAGGGCTGGTCAAGGCTGCCCACTACCGCTTACCTCACATCTGATGATTGCCACTACCTGTGTCTCATCTTCTGGAATCCTGTCATCTGTTTTTTCCTATTGCCAACGCTGGCTGAGAGGAGAGCTTCCACTAAGTTTTTCAAAATGCTGGTGAGCGTTCTCAGGTCCTTCCAGGGACAGACTTACCTGGTGTTTTCTCTGGGTACCCTGCATGCCTTCCTGTGGGGGAATGATCCTCGAAGGATGCTTTGAACAGATTAGGATAAACTGAGCAATTTGCTCAGAATTCCCATATCTTGGCTCACAAGAGATGTCTCATTTCAATGCAGTTTCATACTCAACCCTAATGTACCATCCCCAAGTCCCCCTGATGTGCTACAGGTCTTGTCCATTCTAACCAGGACTTGCAGCCTTTTTGTTAAGTCCATTTCCTTTTATAGTGGGAACTCTTCCCCCTGTGCCATGCTCAGTCCTGGTACTAGTTTTCTgcaacaggggtcagcaaacttctaAGGGGCCAGATAATAAACACCTTAGCTTCTGTAGGCCAAAAGGCAAAACtgatgttttcacatttttttttttttttttgagacagagtctcactctgttgcccgggctagagtgagtgccatggcatcagcctagctcacagcaacctcaaactcctgagctcaagcgatcctcctgtctcagcctcccgagtagctgggactacaggcatgtgccaccatgcccggctaattttttgtatatatatattttagttgtccatataatttttctatttttagtagagacggggtctcactcttgctcaggctggtcttgaactcctgacctcgagcgatccacccgcctcggcctcccagagtgctaggattacaggcgtgagccacctcgcccggcctaattttttctatatatatttttagctgtccatataatttctttcttttttttttttttttttttttgagacagagtctcactctgttgcccaggctagagtgagtgccgtggcgtcagcctagctcacagcaacctcaaactcctgagctcaaggatcctcctgcctcagcctcccagtagctgggactacaggcatgcgccactatgcccggctcattttttctatatatatttttagctgtccatataatttctttctatttttagtagagatggggtctcgctcttgctcaggctggtctcgaactcctgagctcaaacgatccgcccacctcggcctcccagagtgctaggattacaggcgtgagtcaccacgcccggcctgatgtTTTCACATTAAACTCAAAATAAGTACAACTTTTTGCACTACAGGTTTACTGATAATGGAATTTTTTTGAGGGACACTGTATGTTGCTTACTTGGAGTTTCTGGTTATCAAATGGATTGCAAATTCCATTTGTAAAACTCAAttcttggccaggtgcggtggctcatgcctataatccttgagattgaggtgggaggatggcttgagcccagcctgagcaccatagcAAGAcatcattcctttaaaaaaaaaaaaaaaaaaaaaaaaaaaaaaaaaaaaaaaaaccaccacgaaaactagctgggcattgtggcatgtgcctgtagtcccagcaactcaggaggctgaggcgggagtatcacttgagtccacaagtttgaagttgcagtgaacaaCACAAtgcagcccaggcaacagagagagatcatGTCTCAAAGAAAACTAAACcaaaaactattcttagcttgTCGGCCAAACTGGTGGCAAGCTGGATTTGGTTTATGTGTAGTTTTCCGACCCATTCTGGAAACAATGAGACTCGGAGCAGACCACAAGGGGGGCATATATCTTAGGACTATCACCTACCTCAGGCCAAGGCTTTGGCATGGTCTTCCTTTTAACAATAGTGTCCCATGGTTGCAGGTCCAGAGATTTTGGGTCACCTAGCACATTACCCCAACTTTCCCATCCCAGGTTCCTGGAGCCCACTCCTTCCATACATACCCTAAGTTTAGCAGACTTCCAGGAGTGAAGGTATGCCTTGAGATTGCACTGCCCCATGAAATCTGAGGTCTCAGCCTCATggcaccccagcccccaccagtaAGTGCAATTTCCAAAGCTCCTAACTGGAACTCCACCTGGGTGGGCCTCTGCTTCCCTATTGGTTGCTGTTGCTTGAGCATGGTGGGCCCAGGGGATGTGCAGAGACCCCGGAACAGGGCCTAGAATAGGGGCAGTTCCTGTTGTCTTCCCAGTGCATCTTTCTCATTCTGCCTGTGTCCCCGcaccttggcattccttggtgaTGCCATCTGATGCAGAACACTGGGGTAAAGGCCGGTAGGTAAGTTTGGCCTGCGAAGACCAGTGAGGCTAGTCttcctaattttttaatgaaacctTCAGGGATTTAACCaagagcattttctttttaaaagcaaaaaacaccAGATGATCCTTAAAGTGGTAAAATTAGAACATCTAGGTTCCATTATTGTTATTAAAGTGGGAAAATGAAGTTGGAAGAATTATAaggatatcaaaatatttttgcatgggatgtttggtttctttttttttttttttttttagacagtctcattctgttgcccgggctagagtgccgtggtgtcagcctagctcacagcaacctcaaactccttgggctcaagcaatcctcctgcctcagcctcccaagtagctgggactacaggcatgtgccaccatgcccggctaatttttactatatatatttttagttgtccatatagttcctatttttagtagagacagggtcttgctcttgctcaggctggtctcgaactcctgagctcaaacgatccgcccacctcagcctcccagagtgctaggattacaggcgtgagccaccgtgcccggccttgcaTGGGATGTGGGATGATTTTTAAGAACAAACTGCCTTAGTGCATGTTCTAAGTGTTAAAACGATGGTACTACCATATGCTGTGTGTAGAGCTGCCTGGAGTGGACACTGTTTTCCACTGCTAGGTGCAGAGAAATTTTTTACTACCAATTTGTAAACAGGTCTCAAGCTTGAGAATATGCATACCCTGTGAGAACCTATCATTGCTAATTCAGGAATGCACTccataaaaataatcacaagcacacacacatacacacaaagtcCAAATCAGCACATTTTCTAAAAACTAGAAATATGTGTAATAGCCTCACTCAAAACTAAAGTTCTCTAGCTACAGGAACCATGGGCGTGACCCCAGCATCAAGGAAAGGGCCGGCAGGATACTACGAATAGGTTAAGACCACCGTGCACACAAATCATGGGTGCCTGGGGCTGCATGTGTCTACTTCACACTTCTGAGGATGTTTGTTTCTAGTCACCATTTCCACCATTCACATAATTAAcgtttttattaaacttttatttagcCTCATTGTAAGAATATAAGGGAGATCATAGATTTGATGTacgaaattttaaaattcacactaAAATACATTAGGAATAAAATGAATTCAACAACCCATTTTGCTACCTTTTGCTGAGTAGATAATCTTGTGCCAGTCATTgtgaaaaaatctttattttaagaaaaaaatttagttaacaaaaaatttaacaagtttcacttagcaaaatacaCCCAAAAGGAAATCACAGTACAAAGAAAGTTTTAAGTCAAGGCCTCACCAATTCCTACAGTATTAGTATTGTGTCTCAATTCTCAAAACTAACTCTTAAAAAACTTAAACTTAaactaaaagattttaaatgaaaatataaactagAATGAACAAAcatgagaaatatttctttttgaatcaGGGAGCTAGCACCTTTGAGTTTTTCAAAAAAGCACGTCTCCCCAGTGTGTTCACTGCGATGTGGTGGCAAAAGGTCCATATTTAACATACTTAAACTACTGAAACTCAGATAACATCACTCTGAAGTATACTACCAAAATGTTAATTGAGAAAAGCTGAAAATAGTTTTAGTTTACCCAATATCACATGCTAGAGAAAAGTTTGCATGAGAAAACACTGaagaggtaattttttttatccaaATTTCACAAACTCATGGTGCAAAATGGGTCCCAGAGCTTCCTCTAGAGTTATAACTGCTCTTCATTCGCTGCTTGTTGGCTGCCTGTGAAAATTTGATTGAAAAACCTTCAACATCCCTACAAAACTAATCGTATCCGCCCATGCTGTTCTGACCGCTGTAGCTAGCCCCGTAGCAGCCGCTCACTGACTGACTCTCTAGACCGCTGTAAGTGGCCTGGGCTGCCGACACCCCCATGCCTTGCATCACCTGGCTGCTATACGCCCCATTGCTGGCCCCCGTTGTCGAATTCAAGAAGAGTTCTATGTATCTGTGCTGCATGTTGGCCCTGTCTTTGGACATAGCCGCCACAGCCTCTTCGTGAGTGGCAAACTCCACGTCTGCTTCACCGGTCACTCTTCCATCTGGGCCAATCTCAATATGCACTCTCACGGGGTTGAGCGGAGAGAAGAAGTTGTAAATGTCATTCTCGGTTGCTTTGTAAGGAAGCCCTCTCATGTGGACGCAGTGCCCGGTGGTGCTCTGCACTGTGAACTCGCTGTCTCCGTATCTGTGGTCGTACATGCCTGAGAGACAGTAGCTGAGGTCTCTTCCAAACAGGTCAGTGGTGAAGCCGTAGCCATCGCTGAGGCCGCTGTACTCTTCATAGCCGCCGTAGCCTGCACTGTAGGCGCCGGGCCGCATCCTCTCCAGGCCCGCCTGCTTCACGATGCCAATGTATCTCCTAGCTGTGCCAGGGCGGTCATAGGGCCCCGGCCTCTGCACCGACATAAACTTCAGAGGGGGATCTGAGTAAGACCTGACTTCCTCCTGACTGCTCTTGAACACTTCGATATACCTGTGCCCTATCCTCTCCTTGTGCTTCCCCAGAGCCTTCTCAGCTAACTCCTGTGAGGCGAACTGCACAAAAGCTTCCCCTGTAATCTTGCCCTCAGGGTCCACAGGCAGTGTGATCCCATTTGGCACGATTTCCAACCCTGAGAAGAACTGGACAATTTCTTCCTTTGTGCATCCAAATGGGAGTCCTCGAAGACGGACGAAGCCATCGTTGGCGCTGTCGGCACTGTTGGGACCGCTGTGCTTCAACACCCAATCCATCTCGGTTCTGTGGGACTTGAACACCTCGATGTACCGGTGTCCCATGCTTTCCCTGTCTTTTTTCAGGGCCATTTTTACATCATCTTCTGATTCAAGTTCAACAAAAGCCTCACCACTCTGCCTGCCCTCTCTAGTGTAGATGAAATGAACGCCTGCGGTCCCATCACGAATCGTGCAGTCGGAAAGGAAGTTCTGCACGTCCTCAATAGAGCAGGACCAGGGCAGGCCACGGAGCTTGACCACAAAACCTTCACCTCCCTCGGGGCCTAGCATCATGGACACTTGGCAGGGCAGATGTCAGACAAGGTTAGGCACAACTTTTTTTGAGgctgaaaagaaagcaaaaactactttacataaattttcatttaacatgCTTAACAAGAATATGCACTAAatattatttcccccattttatatatgaggaaggCAAGCATGAATGAAGTTAAGACTTGATCCCAagtctttcaaagaaaaaaaaaaaataacactgccACTCAGATTGAATAAGAACAAATCAGGGGCCTAAAAAAAGACAAGCaaatagaacaaagaataaaatttgaaatttaaagagCAAGATGTGTTCTGGAGGCTTTAGTCAGCAACCTAAAATCTATAAATTCTAGTAGCCAGTTATTACAGGTtttagaagggaagaaaagagaatgaatttggaagcaatattcagagagattaagaatTTCTCAGAACCGGAAGAAAACAGATGGGATATATTATGGTTATCAATCAAGTAAAAGAAAGATTCATATAAAGTTGGTCCCTTGAACATAGAGGAATCTAAGTTTTAGTCTGGTTAGAGCCAGCAAACTTCCTTTTTAGATTTGTATTTATTCCAGATACTTGCAATGATGAAATGTGATAAGACCTCTTCTGGAAAGTTTCTCCCTCAACTACAGGCCTTACATTTAACCAATTTGCTTGTTTGTGGCTGGATACcatataagtaaaaataaggGACGAACACAGCAGATGGTTTTAAAATCACAACACAGAGTAGCATTTTCTTTGACACTGGGGTGAACCAGAATCAGTGTTCTTACTAACAACAATGCTGCCAGGATACAAGACAGCAATGGCTTCCAGAATTCAAGGAGGTATCATTTTGTCCCTTAATTGTCATTCAAACAAAATACTAGTTAAGGGTGAGGCCAAACTGAAGCAGAAAAGCTCACCAGCAGAATATTAGCTATGTACACTACAAATAAATGCAGAAACCAAATTATATGATTCACAGGTTCACATATAAATAAAAGGAGCAACATAAAATACCTAAGTGGTTAAGGCTCAAAAGGAGCACATGGAATACGTGTAAATTTAATGTTTCAATAGTGTCCCATTAAGTGTAAGAGATGTAGCCATTAATACTGGTGGTCTTTTCAAGAAATGTGGTTTATCATGTAGAAAAAGATTAAAgagctccttaaaaaaaaaaaaaaaaaatccccccaaacccacaataaaaaacagacaaaaagcagGGATAGgtaagaaatggaaaagcaaatctGTCATCAATAGATGTTCAACCATAGTAGCATCAGGGAAAATCAAACTAAGGAAAGAGTTACCGTTTAAGCCCATCATATtgctaatgattttaaaatttcatgtagcCACTGTAAGCAGTGGCGTTTCAGTAGCAACAGAGCCTGATTACAAGAATGTCCCTTGCatgcttatttttaatactgAAGAAGTGAAAAATATTGTGATGAGCCCCAGTAATCAAAGTGTAAACAGCACAAATAAAACAGATCTACACGTAATAACCTGAAAGCATCAAAAAGACCTAACACTGGGAATTTACTCAAGAGTTGTGATTAGGAATGCAATTACTTTGAAAGGCATACAGCCAAGGTAAAACCACCCTGGCTGATTAGAGTGGCGCGGAGCAGGCTCTAGGGAGAAGAGTCAGGGGGGACTAACCTGTACTGCTCATGCCCCCCCCACttacaaatgtattaatattcaCTGTGTACATAAGTTGAATAAACTTTTACTGAGCTTTGGTTTGAGAACACATATGGATCTAGCTACCaagttacaaattttaaaataaaagtgcttTTTGAGAAGGTAACAATGAAGGAAACAAACACAAGCACACTTTTTTCCCCCccgagacagtctcactctgttgccggggctagagtgctgtggtgtcagttcagttcacagcaacctcaaagtcctgggctcaagcgatcctcctacctcagcctcctgaacagctgggactacaggcatgcactaccacgcctggctcattttttctattttttttttttttcagtagagacgggattttgctcttgctcaggctggtctcctgagctcaagcaatcctcccgtctcggcctcccagagtgctaggattacaggcgtgagccaccatgcctggccacaagCACACTTTTTGCTCTCCACTCCTGAAGGCCTCAGTCACCTCAGTGTAGCaacactggcaaaaaaaaaaaaaaaaaaaaaaaaaaaaaaaaaaaaaaaaagtagcagcttctccctcccctgcccacggAGGATTTTGTGCTAGCACTTCACAATTTCCTTCTTGGGGCACCAGGCAAGTTTTCATTGTGTGTCTTGGGTGATGGGTTTAGGCTCCCAGAGTAGGTGGAGAGGGCTCCTTTAGGTATTGACTGTCTTGTCTTTGACCCACACCTCCCTCCTGATGCTCCTCACTCCTGCAAGAATCTGGAGGCTTCACTCAAGTTCTGTTCCCAGCCTTAGGTCTAGTCATCCTTCAATGCCTGTGAGGTTAATCCATAGCCCCCCACCATTTCCCCTGGACCCCTACTATCTCCCATGATCAACAGCCCCCAGGAGCCTTCCTAGGCAGTGCTGTCCCCAGTGACTCCAAAGTCTAAGAGCGACACTGTGGAAGTCCTGCTCTGTAAtcacatcctcctgcctcccccacaaCTGCCATCCTCCCTCATAGAGCCCTCAGCTTCCTTTCGAACAGCCCTCAATTCTTGCTGATCCAACTTAGACCCCACGTATCGCTTCAGTCCTTCCTCATACGGAACTCACACACACGTCTTCACTGTATGTGCCCAGGAAAACCAGAGCCCTGGAAGATTCCAAATATCTGTTTGTTCCATGGCTGTTTCACACAGCTGTACACAGCCAGGCAAAATGGCGACTCTAGACTaaggtttctcagcctcagcattGCTGGCATTTTG comes from Eulemur rufifrons isolate Redbay chromosome 28, OSU_ERuf_1, whole genome shotgun sequence and encodes:
- the HNRNPF gene encoding heterogeneous nuclear ribonucleoprotein F; this translates as MMLGPEGGEGFVVKLRGLPWSCSIEDVQNFLSDCTIRDGTAGVHFIYTREGRQSGEAFVELESEDDVKMALKKDRESMGHRYIEVFKSHRTEMDWVLKHSGPNSADSANDGFVRLRGLPFGCTKEEIVQFFSGLEIVPNGITLPVDPEGKITGEAFVQFASQELAEKALGKHKERIGHRYIEVFKSSQEEVRSYSDPPLKFMSVQRPGPYDRPGTARRYIGIVKQAGLERMRPGAYSAGYGGYEEYSGLSDGYGFTTDLFGRDLSYCLSGMYDHRYGDSEFTVQSTTGHCVHMRGLPYKATENDIYNFFSPLNPVRVHIEIGPDGRVTGEADVEFATHEEAVAAMSKDRANMQHRYIELFLNSTTGASNGAYSSQVMQGMGVSAAQATYSGLESQSVSGCYGASYSGQNSMGGYD